A part of Aspergillus flavus chromosome 1, complete sequence genomic DNA contains:
- a CDS encoding putative GPI anchor biosynthesis protein Gwt1 (GPI-anchored wall transfer protein 1), producing the protein MDSSYKARKEAFVSNLAGGSILEINAVTLVAPTSVLLWSVLQSRLSFFIPYGALALVTDFFLNVLPILFATTLYSSAPWTLNILLALPALILLFTSTPSRTQQKAKPPRPSAAAKKNTPKHASDSPEPLPVHPFLTTYRAAMMVITCVAILAVDFRIFPRRFAKAENWGTSLMDLGVGSFVFSSGVVSARSILKGRNSHSKKAGLWQRLAASARHSIPLLVLGLVRLYSVKGLDYAEHVTEYGVHWNFFFTLGLLPPFVEIFDALAAIIPSYEILSLGIVVLYQVALESTDLKSYILVSPRGPDLLSKNREGVFSFLGYLAIFLTGRAIGIRIIPRGTSASRSPQQARKSVLISLGLQTLVWTTLFVFNSTHAMGLGAGIPVSRRLANMPYVLWVSAFNNAQLFLFCLLESTFFPSIHRETGKDGELERTSFATSRIMTAFNKNGLALFLVANLLTGAVNLSVPTLDVTTAHAMVVLIAYVAMITGVALALDRANIKLSL; encoded by the exons ATGGATTCGAGTTATAAAGCTCGAAAAGAGGCGTTCGTGTCGAATCTCGCAGGTGGAAGCATCCTGGAGATCAACGCTGTCACCCTCGTTGCTCCT ACCTCCGTTCTTCTCTGGTCGGTGCTCCAGTCtcgtctttccttcttcatcccctATGGTGCGCTAGCATTAGTCACCGACTTCTTCCTGAACGTGTTGCCCATTCTCTTTGCAACTACACTCTATTCATCTGCGCCATGGACCCTAAATATCCTCCTAGCCCTTCCGGCTCTCATACTACTTTTCACTTCGACGCCTTCCCGCACGCAACAGAAAGCTAAACCTCCGCGCCCATCAGCCGCAGCTAAGAAGAATACCCCAAAGCATGCATCTGACTCGCCCGAACCATTGCCCGTTCACCCGTTTCTCACAACATATCGTGCCGCCATGATGGTCATTACTTGCGTTGCTATCTTAGCGGTTGACTTTCGCATCTTCCCTCGGCGGTTCGCGAAGGCTGAGAACTGGGGCACATCGCTCATGGATCTTGGGGTTGGATCATTTGTATTTTCGAGCGGAGTGGTCTCTGCTCGCTCGATTCTTAAAGGTCGAAACAGTCATTCTAAGAAGGCTGGTCTGTGGCAGAGGCTGGCAGCCTCCGCACGACATTCAATCCCTTTGCTCGTGCTTGGATTGGTCCGGTTATATAGCGTCAAAGGTCTCGACTATGCAGAACATGTAACGGAGTACGGAGTGCActggaacttcttcttcacattgGGCCTCCTGCCCCCATTTGTGGAGATCTTCGACGCCCTAGCTGCAATTATTCCATCCTACGAGATCTTGTCCCTGGGTATTGTGGTCCTGTATCAGGTAGCCCTGGAATCGACAGACCTTAAGAGTTACATTCTTGTCTCTCCCCGTGGGCCGGATCTGCTTTCTAAAAACCGGGAAGGtgttttctcctttcttggATACCTTGCGATCTTCCTTACTGGGCGTGCGATTGGCATCAGAATCATCCCGCGCGGAACGTCGGCGTCACGGTCACCTCAACAAGCCAGAAAGAGTGTGCTTATAAGCCTGGGACTGCAAACTCTGGTTTGGACAACTCTTTTCGTGTTTAATTCCACGCATGCTATGGGTTTGGGGGCCGGAATCCCAGTTTCGCGCCGTCTAGCAAATATGCCTTATGTGCTCTGGGTATCTGCCTTCAACAATGCTCaactcttccttttctgtctcCTCGAGAgtactttctttccctctatCCACCGGGAAACTGGCAAGGACGGTGAACTCGAACGGACATCATTTGCGACAAGCCGCATTATGACAGCCTTCAACAAGAACGGACTAGCATTGTTTCTCGTAGCAAACCTCCTCACGGGAGCTGTGAATCTGAGCGTCCCCACACTCGATGTCACCACTGCGCATGCCATGGTAGTCTTGATCGCATATGTGGCCATGATAACCGGCGTCGCACTGGCATTGGACAGAGCTAACATCAAGCTCAGCCTGTGA
- a CDS encoding putative acyl-CoA dehydrogenase (short/branched chain specific acyl-coa dehydrogenase), translating into MASITRALRPLCRTTPSFRMAARRPLPSHLARSTHAFSTTSRRRDVDLSTLTPTPITLLSETESMMADTVSKFAQEQIGPKVRDMDEAEAMDPAIVEQLFEQGLMSIEVPEEYGGAGMNFTSAIVAIEELARIDPSVSVMVDVHNTLVNTAIMKYGDAQARRTWLPKLATGTVGSFCLSEPASGSDAFALQTKAEKLSDGYKLNGSKMWITNAMESGVFIVFANLDPSQGYKGITAFIVEKDTPGFSIAKKEKKLGIRASSTCVLNFDDVVIPKSNLLGEEGQGYKYAISVLNEGRIGIAAQMTGLALGAWENAARYVWNDRRQFGQLIGTFQGMQHQLAQAYTEIAAARALVYNAARKKEAGQDFVQDAAMAKLYASQVAGRVSGSAVEWMGGMGFVREGIAEKMFRDSKIGAIYEGTSNIQLQTIAKLLQKQYTN; encoded by the exons ATGGCGTCCATCACCCGCGCGTTGCGGCCTCTGTGCCGGACTACTCCCTCGTTCCGCATGGCCGCAAGACGGCCATTGCCTTCTCATTTAGCTCGGAG TACCCATGCGTTCTCTACCACATCCCGCCGGCGGGATGTCGACTTGTCCACTCTGACACCGACCCCGATCACCCTTCTTTCCGAAACAGAGTCAATGATGGCCGACACAGTGTCAAAGTTCGCTCAGGAGCAGATTGGACCTAAGGTCCGAGATATGGATGAGGCGGAAGCCATGGACCCCGCCATTGTCGAGCAGCTGTTCGAGCAAGGGTTGATGAGTATTGAGGTTCCCGAGGAATACGGTGGAGCCGGCATGAACTTCACATCTGCCATCGTGGCGATTGAGGAATTGGCGAGAATTGACCCTAGTGTCAGTGTCATGGTCGACGTCCATAACACACTCGTGAACACGGCTATTATGAAATACGGTGATGCCCAGGCGAGACGGACGTGGTTGCCCAAGTTGGCTACCGGCACTGTGGGCTCATTCTGTCTGTCTGAGCCTGCGTCTGGATCGGATGCATTCGCTCTGCAAACCAAGGCCGAGAAGCTTTCCGATGGATATAAGTTGAATGGTTCGAAGATGTGGATTACCAACGCCATGGAGTCTGGTGTATTCATCGTCTTCGCTAACCTTGACCCCAGCCAAGGGTACAAGGGTATCACTGCCTTTATTGTCGAGAAGGACACGCCCGGGTTCTCTAttgccaagaaggagaagaagctgggaaTCCGCGCCAGCAGCACCTGCGTTCTCAACTTCGACGACGTGGTGATTCCCAAGAGCAACCTCCTGGGTGAAGAAGGACAGGGCTACAAGTATGCCATCAGCGTTCTTAACGAGGGTCGCATTGGTATTGCTGCCCAGATGACTGGTTTGGCACTGGGTGCTTGGGAAAACGCTGCTCG CTATGTCTGGAATGATCGCCGTCAGTTTGGTCAGCTCATTGGAACCTTCCAAGGCATGCAGCATCAGTTGGCTCAGGCCTACACCGAAATTGCTGCAGCACGTGCTCTGGTCTATAACGCCGCACGGAAGAAGGAAGCAGGTCAAGATTTCGTCCAGGACGCCGCGATGGCCAAGCTCTATGCCTCACAGGTTGCAGGTCGCGTATCTGGCTCTGCAGTAGAATGGATGGGCGGAATGGGCTTCGTGCGCGAGGGTATCGCAGAGAAGATGTTCCGTGATAGCAAGATCGGCGCTATCTACGAAGGAACCAGCAATATTCAGCTGCAGACCATCGCGAAACTTCTGCAGAAGCAGTATACTAACTAA
- a CDS encoding senescence-associated protein-domain-containing protein, with protein MSGTTHDPRLLYSVNNITAFHIQNGEETELTPSGPQTLSLLMVPTSASTPQSSHDAPAEEDFYLHLNLPPELDLALPASTQIYHQPPNSYLIPRWDLGPDAGAFIRIQFPAIGSGPDKVSQEDVDTFETILAQCTAFLERAAPPKEHAPYNPADFAPGAGYVSSTSPDQKDPHGRIVLVDEEDGSVVGEMEGYDVVEKPGVKPGSKRPVEVELPTEGEGNKVSVSNVSEEYLQMARHPAYKDSTLVQTSATASRLIVTGSSYVANLMTSGAETFTKKTKPNPKPMTFSEATHSRVRKVGNLTHGAAGISAKTVGQVGKVAQNFGASLTRRNPDAKRKGDKAVNGDYKPGILNKSMIAFSTLADGIEQSARTVLTHGSAAASTMIGHRYGAEAGAVASDLTGGVKNVGLVYIDATGVSRKAVLKSVAKGMVVGRMRNGQQVLVGSGDGGDVPPAAGGRSNITSGSGGRGSVARRPSPTPTPPPAYGAPNTTSLGGISMSGGKH; from the exons ATGTCGGGTACCACTCATGACCCTCGCCTTCTCTACAGCGTCAACAACATAACTGCTTTCCATATCCAGAATGGCGAAGAAACCGAGCTCACTCCATCGGGGCCTCAAACCCTTTCCCTTCTAATGGTTCCGACAAGTGCTTCTACACCTCAAAGCTCTCACGATGcaccagcagaagaagatttcTATCTTCATCTTAATCTCCCTCCAGAGCTAGATCTGGCACTTCCCGCCTCTACACAGATCTATCACCAGCCGCCAAACAGCTATTTGATCCCCCGCTGGGATTTGGGTCCAGATGCAGGCGCGTTCATTCGCATACAATTTCCGGCTATTGGGAGCGGCCCTGATAAGGTATCTCAGGAAGATGTGGATACTTTTGAGACCATTCTAGCACAATGTACCGCATTTCTGGAGCGTGCAGCCCCACCGAAAGAACATGCTCCGTACAACCCAGCAGACTTTGCGCCAGGTGCAGGTTATGTCTCGTCTACGAGCCCTGATCAGAAGGACCCTCATGGACGGATAGTGCtcgttgatgaagaagatggcagtGTTGTTGGTGAAATGGAAGGGTATGATGTGGTTGAGAAACCTGGCGTGAAGCCCGGCTCTAAGA GGCCTGTGGAGGTAGAACTTCCTACAGAAGGTGAAGGTAACAAAGTCAGCGTCAGCAACGTGTCTGAGGAATACTTGCAGATGGCCCGGCACCCTGCGTATAAGGACTCAACATTGGTCCAAACTTCTGCTACTGCCTCTCGTCTGATCGTGACTGGTTCTTCATATGTTGCCAATCTGATGACCAGTGGGGCGGAAACCTTTACTAAGAAGACCAAACCTAACCCGAAGCCAATGACGTTCTCTGAGGCTACTCACTCAAGGGTTCGTAAGGTTGGAAATCTCACGCATGGTGCCGCTGGCATCTCAGCCAAGACTGTCGGCCAGGTCGGTAAGGTTGCACAGAACTTCGGTGCTTCATTAACCCGTCGCAACCCGGACGCAAAGCGCAAGGGCGACAAGGCAGTGAACGGCGACTACAAGCCGGGCATACTAAACAAATCAATGATCGCATTCTCGACACTGGCGGATGGTATTGAGCAGAGTGCCCGCACCGTACTAACCCATGGCTCTGCTGCTGCCAGTACGATGATCGGACATCGGTATGGAGCTGAGGCTGGCGCTGTGGCGAGCGATTTGACTGGGGGCGTGAAAAATGTGGGACTAGTCTACATCGATGCCACAGGGGTCAGCCGTAAGGCAGTCCTCAAATCCGTAGCTAAGGGTATGGTTGTCGGGCGCATGCGCAACGGACAACAAGTTCTGGTCGGTAGTGGTGATGGCGGTGATGTTCCCCCGGCTGCAGGAGGCCGGAGCAATATCACCTCAGGGTCAGGTGGACGTGGTTCCGTTGCAAGACGTCCATCTCCGACCCCTACACCACCGCCCGCCTATGGTGCGCCGAACACAACGTCGCTCGGAGGAATAAGCATGTCAGGGGGAAAGCATTAA